The Paenibacillus sp. 481 DNA window ACAGCACCTTCTGTCATCTGAAGCTTTTCAGCTGCGTCTGCCACGGAATACCCTAATACACTTCGCATCAGCATGACCGTTCTTTGTAGGGGAGACAAATGTTTCATCAGATAATGAAAGGCCGTCTCTATATTTAGAGTACCGCTATCCAACACGTTATCCCCTTCCCCCTTGGCCTGCTCCCGTTCCTTGTTCAGAATTCGGTCGAATACTTTTTTCCGACGTACCTGATCAATCCACGCATTCTTAGCTGTCCGCAATAGTAACGCTTCAGGGTTGTTGTGCTGCTGCCCATTCATTTTTTCGAGAAGTTTCACCCATGTATCTTGCACCAAATCGTCGGAATCCCATACAGATTGTGTGAGAGAAAGACAGTAGCGATTGAGAAGAGCGTTCAACTGCTCCAGATTATGATCTTCCGGCCCATGCGATGTATATAAAGGATTAGCCATCTTTCACAGTCAACTCCTTTCCATTCTGTAAATGATCTTGATATGTAAACGAACGAAGCATTCATTAAGTTACGCTAAACTCATCATTTTTTTATGACACCGACTCCGTATCTTTTGACATGATGGATTCGTTTACAAGTTGTTAAATGACTCAACTACAGGAGGCGTATCATGTCCAGTTATATCCCATATGTTGTCGAACAATCGAGCCGCGGTGAAAGATCCTACGATATTTATTCTAGACTACTGAAGGATCGGATTGTGTTTGTAGGTTCTGAAATTAATGATCCATTGGCTAACAGCATTATTGCACAACTCCTTTTATTGGCGGCCGAAGACGCGGATAAAGACATTTTCATGTATATTAATAGCCCGGGAGGCTCGGTAAGTGCTGGTTTTGGTATATATGATACGATGCAGTACATTAAGCCACAAATTCATACCATCTGCACGGGCTTCGCCGCTTCGTTCGGTTCCATGTTGCTGCTCGCTGGGGCCAAAGGTAAACGGTTTGCGCTCCCCAACAGTGAAATTATGATTCATCAGCCGCATGGGGGCGCTCAAGGTCAAGCAAGCGATATTGCGATCAGTGCGAAACGTATTCTCAGAACGCGCGCGAAAATTGTGCAAATCACAGCAGAGCAGACGGGTCAGCCAATTGAAAAAATAGAAAGCGATATGGATCGAGATTACTTCATGTCTGCAGAGGAAGCTGTAGAGTACGGCATCATCGATAAGGTGCTCACATCGATCTAAGCTTATTTTGACGAAGCCACCGAGAGGTGGCTTTTTGTGTTCCTTCCCTTATAAACTACTTGTTTCGAGCGAAGCGATTTGCATTAACCTGCACCGGAGTCATTTTTTTCCGAACCATTCATACAACCACATAGATAGCACTTTTATGATGAGATACGCAATCGTTATAAAAGGATTCGAATTGGCACCTAAGAAGTGAGGTGGTATAATTTGGTGAGTGCATGCATTCGTCATGATATCAACCCTCGACTGGGTTAAACGATTTTCAAATGAGGGGGTACGTACCTATGGCATTATCCTTTATGATGTTTGGTAGTCTTGTCTGGCTTGGTTTATACATCAGTAACCGCGATAAACATAACAAGCTGTTTCTGATTTGCGGATTCTGCTTGATGTTAGCAGCTGTAAGTATCGGATCAACTTTAGTGCTCTCTGCTAGTGATTTACTCGTTTCTTCATTCTTGTTCCCCCTACTGTGTCTGCATTTATCCTTTATCGCTTGGTTGATCGCTGCGTTAGGTGCTTGTGCAGCTAAAGAGGAAGAATCTCAGAAGAACATCTTACTATGGAAGAAGCTTAGTCCGAGTGATTCGATCATTGCGGCGCTTACTCTGCTCCTATATGCCATTATTGCGGTAAATGGGTGGATGGGGTCGTGGAACTTCGCTGTTGAATGGCTCTTGATCCTGCTGGGGTTAACTTTAAGCTTATTTACTATTCGTCTATTGATAAAAGAATTGAAAGCACAAGGTGAAGCATGGCTACCTGACCTTCTTCGATCCTTAGATTATTCGGTCATATTTACCGCAATATTTTCTGGTCAAGTCGTCGTCGTCATTCAGCTCAGTGCGGACTGGAGTAGTACAACGGTGATGTTGTTACTACTCAGCATCTGTATCTCGGTCGCTTTTCAAGTGTTCGTGTATCCGATCCGCGCCTTATTGGATAGCATCGCCTTCGCCACATTCCCGAAGCTACGTGAAGAACGTGCCCACTTGCGTATGGTCGAAGATGTTCAAGTTCGTGTGGACGAGCAAGCGGAGCCAGAAGAAATGGATGAAGAAGAGCTTTACCGACACACACGACGTGCATTAAGCCAATTTGGCGATCTGCAACGGTTAGCGACTAGTCCACTTACCCAACTAAAGCTAATTGAAAAAAGACTGCGCGACCGCGGTGCAGATGATGATGTGGTGGAACGGGCAATCGAGCTAAAAACCGTCCTCCTTGAAAGCATCGGGCATTTAAAGCCGAGACAAGATGAAGCTTTCGGTACCGCAGATGAATGGCGGTATTATAATGCGCTATATTATCCTTATATCGTTGGGATAAAGCCTTACAGCTTGCGATATTCGGCGGATAAATTGGATGCCTCCTCTTTGGAAGCATTCGAGTGGTTTCGAACGTATGTACCTGAACGAACATACTACAATTGGCAAAATGCTGGTGCCAAATTAGTCGCGCTTCGGCTGAAGGAAAAAAACGCATGTTAATGTCAACACGATCGTGTTCCTCAAATGGTCCGAAGTGAAATTTGAAACCCACCAATTAATTATGTTGCTAGTGTACATCGTAATCTTACGTAATAGCTCATGCTAAAAAGACTTTGTCTATCTTAAACAAACTAGCCTCCCCCCTTTACTTGCATGATTAATTAAATCATCCAGTACAGCAGCATCGCCAGCTACTCCGTGAAGATTTCCATTTTAAAGATACATAAATTCACTCGTACAACAATTTCACAAATTTGTGAAACGTTGTTGTAAAGTATCCTTTATATACGTGAATAACGCCAAAAAAATACCAAACAGTGAGAACGTTAGATCACTGTTTGGTATCGATCAAGTTAAAACCACTTAGTAGCACGTGTTATTCTCATGTTTTTCACCGTCTTAACTACTCTCGTCGTCTAGCATTAAGGTAGCTCAGACGACGGCCGCTAGCGAGCACAGTCACTACAGCGACCAATGAAATACACGCGCATACGGTGTACATAGCGGAATAAGACAATAGGTCTGCGACAGGTCCCATCACCACGCTACCTAGTACGACGCCAAAATCAGACGTTGCAATAAACAACCCGATTGCCATATTTCGAGATGCTACCGGCAGCACAAAAGTTAAATACGTTACTAGTATCGGATAGAGCAACGCCATCCCCAAACCTAGCATAACAGCTCCTGCATACATAAACAGTGCTCCATTAAAAGCAGCCAGCGCCAAAAGCTGCACACCTACCCCTGTACACAACAGTAGACCCGCTACTAAGCGAGCATGCCAGTTCCCGTCTGAAGGTATTTTTTTACGTAGTGTATACCTGGACAATACGATTACTCCTGCCTGCAGCGTCAAGTAAATACCCGCATCACCAACTCCACTTTCCTTGCTATAGAGCGTAATGAACGATATGACCGCGCCAAAGCTGATAGAGGCAACGAGCATCGCTGTGCCGCAAACAAGAAATGCACGATTGGTTCGCAACTGTCTTATTTGCGTCAACATAGGCTCCTGCACCTTCTCGCCCTCCGGCTTGTTCGAAGCAGAGGATAGTGGTGCATTGTATCCCACGATGATTGTAGCAAACCCGATGATGATCATGGCGGCCGTAAATGCACTCATCCCGCCCCAATTCCATATCGATAAGGCTGCTAAAGGCCCGATTAACGTCGGTAACATACCCGCTAACAAATACAGCGATATGCCCTGTGAGCGCTCTTTTTCAGGAAGCGTATCAACGATACCCATTTGCAACGCCAAGGAAAAGAAGGCTGTCGTTACGCCTTGCATCGCTCTAATCGCAAAATACCATTCGAGTCCGGATATCGGGTACAACGCTAAAATAACGACGTTCGCGATTAGAAGCGTGCGCAGAACGAGCAACGGGCCGAAGCGATGAACGATGCTCCCTGCCCATGGACGACAGAGCATGCTGGTCATCATATAAGAACCCATCATAATGCCAATTTCAGCGTTACTTGCGCCTTCGGTCTCGCTGCGCAAAGGTACAATGATATTTAAAATTGAATTTGCACTAAAGAATAGAAATGTAATTACGCAGAGCCGAATAATGGATGCGGATGTGTACGTTGAGAGACTTCTGTTCATTTCCGCACACGACTCCCTTCAAGTGTAGAACATCTGCGTCGCACATCATAAAAACTTGGAAGAAGGGTTAACGTAATCTTCCACACGCCGTGTCATGAAAACGTAACTGGCTTAATTTGTCGATCTCTTGGATGCTCAGCAAGAACGGATTGCAACAAATTTCTCACCGTGGGATGAGATGAAGCAAAAATGTGATCTTTTTGATCGAATCGTCCCACCAACATTCCTTGATCCATGACCGCCAATCCATCCGAAATCGAGTAAGCCGCTTTAATATCATGGGTAATAAACAGATAAGAAAGGCCGAATGACAACTTCAAATCATTTAACAATTTTAATATGTGAGCCTGATTTACCATATCCAAGCTACTTACGGACTCATCTAGTACAATCAGCTTTGGTTTCAACGCAATGGCTCTTGCAATATTAATTCGTTGCAGTTGTCCTCCGCTAAACTGATGTGGAAATTTCGGCATATCCCCTGCTTGAAGGCCAACCATCTCCAACAATTCACCGATTGTTCGCTTTAATTCACGCGATGACATCGACTCGTAGTTATCCAGTGGTTCCCCAATTATCTGTTCTGCTGACATTCTTGGATTTACCGCTGAGTAGCAATCCTGAAACACGACTTGAAGATCTCTTCGAAGCGATTTACGGGCGCGTGCATTCAAGTGATAAAAATCTTGTCCACGAAAAATAACCTGACCCTGCTGCGGTTTTTCTAATCCAAGAATTACTTTCCCCAATGTGCTTTTCCCCGCACCGCTAGTTCCCAACAGACCTAGACAAAACCCTTCATCAATCGTGATAGAAACGTTGGAAAGGACCGTTGTTCTCCGACGTGGCGCTCCAAAGAGTGTATGTTTTCCATAAGTATGGGTTACATCTTTCACTTCCAGCAAACTCATATACCCCGACCCCATTTGTAAAAATGCAATCTACTAAGCCTTCTCCATAACATGTTTTTTCGGCAATTTCAGTCTGGCATTTAGCAATTTTTTTGTATACTCATGCTGTGGGTAATCAAACAATTGGAACACATCCGCCTGTTCAACAATCTTTCCTTGATGCATAACAACAACCTCATCAGCCATTTCGGAAATGACACTCAGATCATGTGATATTAATAGAATCGTTGTACCGCATTCCTCCCGTAGACGATGCAATTCTCTTAACACTTGCAACTGATTGACTACATCCAATGCGGTCGTTGGCTCATCGGCAATGACAACAGCGGGTCGCAGGCACATGGATATCGCAATCATGACCCGCTGTAGCATCCCTCCGCTCAGTTGAAAAGGGTAGCGTTTCATCAGGCCGGACGGATCGGGCAAATTCATTCGCTCTAGTGAAGATACCCCTAGTTCGAATGCTTGTTTCTTCGTGAGCAAAGTATGCGCGCGAATGGTCTCTATAAATTGACTTCCTATCGTATGTACGGGAGTAAAGGCGCTCATCGGATTTTGCATAATGAACGCAAGTTCTTTGCCGCGAATTCGCCGCATCTCTTCCTGATGCAATCCAATCAGCTCACGACCATTTAATTGAATACTACCTTCCACGATTGATTCTCGATCTAGCAGCTGTAGCAGGGAGTTGCAGGTAACGGTTTTACCGCTACCGCTCTCTCCCACAAGACCGAGTACTTGGCCCTTTTTTAAATCAAAATGAATATCTTGAATCAAAGTAAGCATGCCCTGTTCGGCTTTTACTTTAACGCTCAGACCACGTACCTGCAATACTATCTGATGTTGTTCAGCCATTATTCTCATTCCTATTCAAAAACGTTTTTTTACCCCTAATCGATTCGATAAAGCTTCGCCAAGTAAATTAAAATTAATCACAACGATCAAGATTAATAATCCCGGGTACAGCATTAGCTCCGGAGAACTTCGAATAAAAGCTTTTCCTTCATGAATCATAGCCCCCCATTCAGGCGTTGGTGGCTGTATGCCCAAACCTAAAAATGACAGAGCAGAAATATCCATGATAGCCCAGCCCATTTCCAAAGTTCCAATCACAACGATGGGCGGCAGCACATTGGGGATGATATGCTGCCTCATAATTTTCCAGCGCGAGGAGCCGCTTATGCGGGCCGCCGTAATAAAATGGCGTTCCTTTAAACTGACAACTAAGCTCCGAAACATTCGAGCATAATGAACCCACTGAACGAGTAATAGAGCAAACACGATTTGTGCTAATCCGGGACCGAAAATCCCAACAATCCCTAGGACGAGCACAAGATTCGGAAACGCCATTACCCCATCACAAAATCGCATCAATATGGCATCAACCCAGCCGCCAGCGTATCCTGCCACCATTCCGACGATCAGTCCTATTCCTAAGGAAGCGACAAAGACCAAGAAGACCAAGCCTAACGATATTCGGGCCCCGTGTATAAGACGAGACAGGTTGTCGCGTCCTAGATGGTCTGTCCCCAAAAGATGCTCAGTCGTTGGCGGCTGCAACTTCAGTGCTAAATTCACTTTGACTGGATCATGCGGGGAAATCCATGGCGCCAAAATGGTAATCATAAAAAAAATAAATAATATGAATGAGCATATGGCAATCGCTTTCCGGCCTCTAAGGACGGTCTGTACATATCCAATCAATGATCGGTTCTTCCCTTCAAAGAAATTCGGGGGTCCAAGTACAGCTGCACCACATCAACGATCAGGTTGCATACAAGGAATAGACACGCAGCGATGAACACGTAGCATTGAATAACCGGAATGTCCCGATTAAATATCGCCTCTACAAAATATCGTCCAATCCCCGGCCACGAAAACACTTGCTCCACGATTATAGTTCCTGTAAGCAATTTACCTAAGTTCATTCCTAAGCCAGTAATGACGGGGGAAATGGCAATTCTCATGACATGTTTCAGCATGATGACTTTCTCTTTAATTCCCCGCGTTCTGGCGTACAACACATAGGATTCCTGCAACTGCTCCAACACGTTTTCTCGCAAGAGACGTGTATAGATGGCGATCAGCGCAAAAGACAACGTTAACGTAGGCAGTACTAGATGCTTCCAAGTACCATTACCATCTACAGGCAACCAATCAAGCCGAACAGAGAAGAAAAAGATGAATAAATACCCCAGCCAAAACTGAGGAATAGAAGCGCCGAAATAAGAAAGTATTCTGCTAACTACATCTATCCAGCTATTTTTATAAATAGCGGACAAAAAACCGAGCAGCACACTAACAGTGATCGTTAAACAAATACTGCTTATGGCCAACTGAAGTGTCGCAGACAATCGGAGTGCAACTTCCTGCCATACAGGTTTGTTCGTTAAATAAGATGTGCCAAAATCAAGTTGGGCTATTTTCATTACCATTTGAAAATATTGAACGGGCAATGGCTGATCAAGGCCAAATTCATGTCTTTTCTCAGCTAGAAGCTCCTCTGTCGGATGAATATGAGCAGCAGACAAATAAGCTTCAGCTGGATCCACAGGCGACATCTGAATGAGTACAAAACTAACTAGTGTAGCAAAGAGAATCATAGGAATGATAGCAAGCATTCTTTTTCCGATATAAGCGCCCATAAAAAGGAATATCCTCCCACCGATTACTTGCTGATTTCAATGCCAGTGAATGGATGATCCCACCGACTTGCCGGAATCGTAACATTTTTCAAGTGCTTCTGGTACACCATGGTTTGCTTAATATAAGATACGGGCATGATGACCGATTGCTCATGCAATGTCTTCAGAATCGAGGTATACAGCTTCTGGCGTTCTGCCTCATCTGTAGAGGAAAGCGCTGCATGTATTTGCTGATCCAGCTCTTGTTTGATCGGTAAGCGGGAATGGGCTTCTGAAATACCCGTTCCTTTCTCCTGTACAGCGTTGATAAGGGAATGCGGATCGTACGGTACCCCGTAATTGAACCAGAAGTACACTTCAAACTGACCCTCTCTTAAACGTTTCGCTTGAAGCATCAATTCAAGACCTGTAATGTTCAGCTTGACGCCAATCATTCCCCATTCGGCCTGAACGGTTTCCGCCATTGCTTTTTGAATCGGATCGCTTTTATCGTAGATCAATTCCAGCTCTAGTGGTTGACCATTTTTCTCCCGCACGGTTTTACCAGCTTCCAGCTTCCAGCCCGCTTCTTCCAAGTAATTATTCGCCTTTTCAACATGATAGTCTATCGGTTCAACATCGAGATTGGCGTAAGGATAGTTTTTAGACAATATGTTGTCAGCCTTATCCTCTAATCCCGCCGTTATCCCTTCTACCATGGCCTTTTTGTTAAATCCGTGCTGAAGGGCTAACCGCACACGATGGTCCGCGAGTTTATCATTTAGCGCGTTAAATACCAAGCTTCTTGTGCCTACTGGCTCAGATAGGTTAGTTTCGTATTTACCTGAACTTTTCAGTTGCTTGAAGGCATCCAAACTGATGGCTCCTTCGCCAAAAATTAAATCCAGTTCCCCTTTTTCAAATGCAAGCACACGCGTCTCGCCATCAGGAATAATCTTCACTTTAATCTTGTCGATCTTCGGACTCTCACCCCAATAATGCGGGTTTTTAGTGAACTCTGCATACTGGTCTTGCTTGTAGTCAGATAGTAGCCATGGCCCGGTTCCTACCGGTTTCTTCACACCAACAGCGGTATCTCCACCATCTGGGAAACCAGCTTCGCCAAGAAAACGGAAAGGACGTACCGAGGCCAAGTCTTGCAAGGCTGGATAATAAGGTTTTGTCAGCGTCATTTTAAACGTATACTTGTCCACCGCCTCCGTTTTCTCAATAACTTTTGCGACTCCGAGCCAGCTGTGTGTTTTTTTATGTTTGATGACTGCATCGAAATTCTTTTTTACAATGGCTGAGTCAAATGGAGTTCCGTCAGAAAATTTGACATTTGGGCGGAGCTTGAAGGTATAACTTTTACCGTCTTTTGATATGGCCCATGATTCGGCTAAGTACGGCTCAAGCTTGCCTCCCTCCTGATATTTGATCAATGGCTCGTATACCATCGATTGGGTAAATAATTGAGAGGGATAGTAAACATGTGGATTCATCGGGCCAATATCTCTTACCCAAGATACCGTCACTGATTTTTCTTCTTGAGACGTTCCCGTGTGGCTAGTCGAAGCACTTTCTTGTTTTGTACAACCTAGGACAAAAACCATAAGTAGAAGCAAAATCATTACAGCAGCCCCGGGCATTCCGACATTTTTTTCTCTTTTGACCATGAAGTATGTACTCCTCTGCAATTATATTGATAATGATAATCATATTCATAATAGCAGTGTGTCGTATTTTGTCAATCGCCGTCAAAGCGATATTCTAGCTGAAATATACGCTTTGTTCTTCATATCATGAAAAAAGCACCTCGATTTCGGGGTGCTTCACGGTTACTGGCACAGCTGCATTTATCAAATGCTTTGTGCGGATCACTGGCCAAGTAGAAGAATATCTTTACCGTACTGGCAGTAATCAATCGATATATGAATATGTCCTCTGAAGAATTACGGATTAGTATATGATTTAGAGAGGATGGAGCGAGGTCAAAATGGTAGCTTAGGAAACGATAAACCATGAGAGATATTTCAGTCTTTGTGATTAATTGCTGTACTTCGTCGGAAGATAGGGATTGATTGGTTCTTATAGAACTAACGACATCGTTAGTTCTATAAGATGGATATGGTTTACCATCCGGTATGTAACGGATTTGGACCAGCATGTGATGGAAAGAGTGGCAACACTTCCTCTGCCAACTCTTGAATCACTTCGGCAGGAGGTCGACTTGCAAATTGAATGCCGAGCGCAGCATGGTTAACGCCAATTTTCTGCCATTCTTCAAGCAGTTGAATCAACCCTTTGCGACCCGTGCGCAACACGAACCCGCCGCGTAGCGGCGTTCTCGGATAATTTGGATCTTCTACAAGGTCGATCCATTCGTTGGTCATATGTGGTTTGAACAGCCCACCTGGTATTTTTTCACGCCACGCGCTGATTTTTTTCGCAAGCCTTTGAGTACCAGAAATATCTGCTGTAGCGTCAGGATACGTAAGCCAGCCATCGCTGTGCTCCGCAATCCAGTCGAGTGTTTGGCGGCTCGATCCTGTCACAACAAGCGGAATGCTTCCGGTTGCAGGTTTGGGAAGTAACTCCACCCCTGCCAGTTGCCCAAGGGACGATTGAATTGAAGACAGTGGATATTGAGTAAGGTTACGGAAAAACTCAACCGCTTCCCGGAACCGTACATCACGCTGCACGTCATCAATTCCGTAAGCCGGGAACTCTACGGGTCGGTCGCCTGAGGCTATCCCGAGTACAAGTCGTCC harbors:
- a CDS encoding RNA polymerase sigma factor yields the protein MANPLYTSHGPEDHNLEQLNALLNRYCLSLTQSVWDSDDLVQDTWVKLLEKMNGQQHNNPEALLLRTAKNAWIDQVRRKKVFDRILNKEREQAKGEGDNVLDSGTLNIETAFHYLMKHLSPLQRTVMLMRSVLGYSVADAAEKLQMTEGAVKAAYHRARKALQAVEYDVEHESPVLEEEAQSRLSALAAAYVNGEVDEVISLVQGEPEVLHVVSAYSTATQARFEYRSFHFTVHRFEARMVA
- the clpP gene encoding ATP-dependent Clp endopeptidase proteolytic subunit ClpP, translated to MSSYIPYVVEQSSRGERSYDIYSRLLKDRIVFVGSEINDPLANSIIAQLLLLAAEDADKDIFMYINSPGGSVSAGFGIYDTMQYIKPQIHTICTGFAASFGSMLLLAGAKGKRFALPNSEIMIHQPHGGAQGQASDIAISAKRILRTRAKIVQITAEQTGQPIEKIESDMDRDYFMSAEEAVEYGIIDKVLTSI
- the cntE gene encoding staphylopine family metallophore export MFS transporter CntE, translated to MNRSLSTYTSASIIRLCVITFLFFSANSILNIIVPLRSETEGASNAEIGIMMGSYMMTSMLCRPWAGSIVHRFGPLLVLRTLLIANVVILALYPISGLEWYFAIRAMQGVTTAFFSLALQMGIVDTLPEKERSQGISLYLLAGMLPTLIGPLAALSIWNWGGMSAFTAAMIIIGFATIIVGYNAPLSSASNKPEGEKVQEPMLTQIRQLRTNRAFLVCGTAMLVASISFGAVISFITLYSKESGVGDAGIYLTLQAGVIVLSRYTLRKKIPSDGNWHARLVAGLLLCTGVGVQLLALAAFNGALFMYAGAVMLGLGMALLYPILVTYLTFVLPVASRNMAIGLFIATSDFGVVLGSVVMGPVADLLSYSAMYTVCACISLVAVVTVLASGRRLSYLNARRRE
- the nikE gene encoding nickel import ATP-binding protein NikE, giving the protein MSLLEVKDVTHTYGKHTLFGAPRRRTTVLSNVSITIDEGFCLGLLGTSGAGKSTLGKVILGLEKPQQGQVIFRGQDFYHLNARARKSLRRDLQVVFQDCYSAVNPRMSAEQIIGEPLDNYESMSSRELKRTIGELLEMVGLQAGDMPKFPHQFSGGQLQRINIARAIALKPKLIVLDESVSSLDMVNQAHILKLLNDLKLSFGLSYLFITHDIKAAYSISDGLAVMDQGMLVGRFDQKDHIFASSHPTVRNLLQSVLAEHPRDRQIKPVTFS
- a CDS encoding ABC transporter ATP-binding protein; translated protein: MAEQHQIVLQVRGLSVKVKAEQGMLTLIQDIHFDLKKGQVLGLVGESGSGKTVTCNSLLQLLDRESIVEGSIQLNGRELIGLHQEEMRRIRGKELAFIMQNPMSAFTPVHTIGSQFIETIRAHTLLTKKQAFELGVSSLERMNLPDPSGLMKRYPFQLSGGMLQRVMIAISMCLRPAVVIADEPTTALDVVNQLQVLRELHRLREECGTTILLISHDLSVISEMADEVVVMHQGKIVEQADVFQLFDYPQHEYTKKLLNARLKLPKKHVMEKA
- the nikC gene encoding nickel ABC transporter permease subunit NikC; its protein translation is MGYVQTVLRGRKAIAICSFILFIFFMITILAPWISPHDPVKVNLALKLQPPTTEHLLGTDHLGRDNLSRLIHGARISLGLVFLVFVASLGIGLIVGMVAGYAGGWVDAILMRFCDGVMAFPNLVLVLGIVGIFGPGLAQIVFALLLVQWVHYARMFRSLVVSLKERHFITAARISGSSRWKIMRQHIIPNVLPPIVVIGTLEMGWAIMDISALSFLGLGIQPPTPEWGAMIHEGKAFIRSSPELMLYPGLLILIVVINFNLLGEALSNRLGVKKRF
- the nikB gene encoding nickel ABC transporter permease subunit NikB, whose product is MGAYIGKRMLAIIPMILFATLVSFVLIQMSPVDPAEAYLSAAHIHPTEELLAEKRHEFGLDQPLPVQYFQMVMKIAQLDFGTSYLTNKPVWQEVALRLSATLQLAISSICLTITVSVLLGFLSAIYKNSWIDVVSRILSYFGASIPQFWLGYLFIFFFSVRLDWLPVDGNGTWKHLVLPTLTLSFALIAIYTRLLRENVLEQLQESYVLYARTRGIKEKVIMLKHVMRIAISPVITGLGMNLGKLLTGTIIVEQVFSWPGIGRYFVEAIFNRDIPVIQCYVFIAACLFLVCNLIVDVVQLYLDPRISLKGRTDH
- the nikA gene encoding nickel ABC transporter substrate-binding protein, with amino-acid sequence MPGAAVMILLLLMVFVLGCTKQESASTSHTGTSQEEKSVTVSWVRDIGPMNPHVYYPSQLFTQSMVYEPLIKYQEGGKLEPYLAESWAISKDGKSYTFKLRPNVKFSDGTPFDSAIVKKNFDAVIKHKKTHSWLGVAKVIEKTEAVDKYTFKMTLTKPYYPALQDLASVRPFRFLGEAGFPDGGDTAVGVKKPVGTGPWLLSDYKQDQYAEFTKNPHYWGESPKIDKIKVKIIPDGETRVLAFEKGELDLIFGEGAISLDAFKQLKSSGKYETNLSEPVGTRSLVFNALNDKLADHRVRLALQHGFNKKAMVEGITAGLEDKADNILSKNYPYANLDVEPIDYHVEKANNYLEEAGWKLEAGKTVREKNGQPLELELIYDKSDPIQKAMAETVQAEWGMIGVKLNITGLELMLQAKRLREGQFEVYFWFNYGVPYDPHSLINAVQEKGTGISEAHSRLPIKQELDQQIHAALSSTDEAERQKLYTSILKTLHEQSVIMPVSYIKQTMVYQKHLKNVTIPASRWDHPFTGIEISK
- a CDS encoding LLM class oxidoreductase → MFAPDKLTIGVFLPLRFYSGNMENLQNQADLVEEIDRQNFASVWVRDVPLFDPNFGDAGQVFDPFVYLAYLAARTKNVSLATGSAIFTLRHPIDLAKMASSIDVMSGGRLVLGIASGDRPVEFPAYGIDDVQRDVRFREAVEFFRNLTQYPLSSIQSSLGQLAGVELLPKPATGSIPLVVTGSSRQTLDWIAEHSDGWLTYPDATADISGTQRLAKKISAWREKIPGGLFKPHMTNEWIDLVEDPNYPRTPLRGGFVLRTGRKGLIQLLEEWQKIGVNHAALGIQFASRPPAEVIQELAEEVLPLFPSHAGPNPLHTGW